The following proteins come from a genomic window of Halomarina ordinaria:
- a CDS encoding PstS family phosphate ABC transporter substrate-binding protein: MTDDSTEVPGVSRRTVILGAGTAGITALAGCAGDSGGNGSEGDDNESGDESSSGNESEGTQTDEEGSSGEGPLTADGSSTVYPITSQAGSLWNGNAPADDEEYWGPGQYDIDTDKNMADYWAGLYGFEPSGESGTPPFYTSIGLNHTGVGLEKLENGQVDIGDASAPVSAEFPDRSEEELEPFTDHVVAIDAQPIVVSKEVYDEGVTEMTLEDLQAIYRGEIENWSELGGPDREIQAVGRAEGSGTDTSFRNNVLGDPDAEMPGTDVRQGQNQQVATLVQESNNAIAYIALAFVDEETVPPIGLEIDGTTYTYGENLGTLEYPLSRALHCYTWDGTSNKEAAFIRMILSDYGQTMFVEPNNYLPLEEETRQEQLDALPGPTN, encoded by the coding sequence ATGACGGACGATTCGACGGAGGTTCCGGGAGTATCGCGGCGGACGGTCATCCTCGGCGCGGGGACCGCGGGCATCACAGCACTGGCAGGTTGCGCGGGCGACAGTGGGGGTAACGGGAGCGAAGGGGACGACAACGAGAGCGGTGACGAGAGTAGTAGCGGGAACGAGTCGGAAGGCACACAGACCGACGAGGAGGGCTCCAGTGGCGAGGGGCCCCTGACGGCCGACGGTTCCTCGACGGTGTACCCCATCACGAGTCAGGCGGGGTCGCTCTGGAACGGTAACGCGCCGGCCGACGACGAGGAGTACTGGGGGCCGGGACAGTACGACATCGACACGGACAAGAACATGGCAGATTACTGGGCGGGCCTCTACGGGTTCGAACCCAGCGGTGAGTCGGGGACCCCCCCGTTCTACACGTCCATCGGACTGAACCACACCGGCGTCGGTCTCGAGAAACTCGAGAACGGTCAGGTCGACATCGGCGACGCGTCCGCGCCGGTCAGCGCCGAGTTCCCCGACCGCAGCGAGGAGGAACTCGAACCGTTCACGGACCACGTCGTGGCCATCGACGCCCAGCCCATCGTCGTCAGTAAGGAGGTATACGACGAGGGCGTCACCGAGATGACGCTCGAGGACCTCCAGGCCATCTACCGTGGCGAGATAGAGAACTGGTCGGAACTCGGCGGGCCGGACCGCGAGATTCAGGCCGTCGGCCGCGCCGAGGGCTCGGGGACGGACACCTCCTTCCGGAACAACGTTCTCGGCGACCCCGACGCGGAGATGCCCGGCACCGACGTCCGCCAGGGGCAGAACCAGCAGGTGGCGACGCTCGTCCAGGAGTCGAACAACGCCATCGCGTACATCGCGCTGGCGTTCGTCGACGAGGAGACCGTCCCCCCCATCGGTCTCGAAATCGACGGCACCACCTACACCTACGGGGAGAACCTCGGGACACTCGAGTACCCCCTCTCGCGCGCACTGCACTGCTACACGTGGGACGGCACCTCCAACAAGGAGGCGGCGTTCATCCGTATGATACTCAGCGACTACGGCCAGACGATGTTCGTCGAGCCGAACAACTACCTGCCGCTCGAGGAGGAGACCCGCCAGGAGCAACTCGACGCGCTCCCCGGGCCGACCAACTGA
- the pstC gene encoding phosphate ABC transporter permease subunit PstC, with the protein MSSISGFERIRRTTDAGDGALATGAIGALCLVAAFAAFMLNSTFTVLPVVGFVVVVGYGWVAHQAETARALTFLATVSTVLVLALITVFLVLEAIPAFALMGVEMFSLGTPVRLFGVTVLPGVETFWSTSQDVYALTPMIWGTLLTTFLAMLIAGPLGIAGALFISEIAPPAVREVVKPGIEILAGIPSIVYGFLGYVVINSYMMTNFALPSFGSLFVVGIVIGLMSLPTVVSVAEDAISSVPSPVKDGSLAMGATDWQTMKSITLPAAFSGVSAAVLLGVGRAAGETMAATVILGHTQALPEPLYDVFGNTETLTSLIAGQYGNATGPHMSALFAAGVVLFVSVLVLSIGSQLIEARMQHQFGGNR; encoded by the coding sequence ATGAGTAGCATATCGGGATTCGAACGAATCCGACGAACCACCGACGCGGGCGACGGGGCGCTGGCGACCGGCGCTATCGGTGCCCTGTGTCTCGTCGCGGCGTTCGCCGCGTTCATGCTGAACTCGACGTTCACCGTGCTACCGGTCGTCGGGTTCGTCGTCGTCGTAGGGTACGGGTGGGTCGCCCACCAGGCAGAGACGGCGCGAGCGTTGACGTTCCTCGCGACGGTCTCGACCGTCCTCGTCCTCGCGCTGATTACGGTATTCCTGGTGCTCGAAGCGATACCGGCGTTCGCGCTGATGGGCGTCGAGATGTTCTCGCTCGGCACGCCGGTACGGCTGTTCGGCGTCACGGTGCTCCCGGGCGTCGAGACCTTCTGGAGCACGTCGCAGGACGTCTACGCGCTCACGCCGATGATATGGGGGACGCTGCTGACGACGTTCCTCGCGATGCTCATCGCGGGACCGCTGGGCATCGCCGGCGCGCTATTTATCAGCGAAATCGCACCACCGGCCGTTCGTGAGGTGGTCAAACCCGGCATCGAAATCCTGGCGGGCATCCCCTCTATCGTCTACGGCTTCCTCGGCTACGTGGTCATCAACAGCTACATGATGACGAACTTCGCGTTGCCGTCGTTCGGGAGCCTGTTCGTCGTCGGCATCGTCATCGGTCTCATGTCGCTCCCGACGGTCGTCTCCGTCGCCGAGGACGCGATTTCGAGCGTCCCCTCGCCGGTCAAGGACGGCTCGCTCGCGATGGGTGCGACCGACTGGCAGACGATGAAGAGCATCACCCTCCCGGCGGCGTTCTCCGGCGTCTCCGCCGCGGTGCTGCTGGGCGTCGGACGTGCGGCGGGGGAGACGATGGCCGCGACGGTGATTCTGGGCCACACCCAGGCGCTTCCCGAGCCGCTCTACGACGTCTTCGGCAACACGGAGACGCTCACGAGCCTCATCGCGGGTCAGTACGGCAACGCGACCGGCCCGCACATGAGCGCGCTGTTCGCCGCGGGCGTCGTGCTGTTCGTCAGCGTGCTCGTCCTCAGCATCGGTTCGCAACTCATCGAGGCACGGATGCAACACCAGTTCGGAGGGAACCGATGA
- the pstA gene encoding phosphate ABC transporter permease PstA, producing MSDAYGSKLVDGETTALERVATGVVGLGIVSFVLGMTSIFRWTTEQTDVLGISLFDVLAVGLLAMGVTLVGIGVASRAGLVETQPDRNAGVFTAVAFGGIGAVAAGLVVSQTLGVGAGVSLAAAVAAGAVVTVGVMLVGEDVGSTVPVGLLTAGVGALVLTGVLGPEWSWDPDAFTATFYGTIVVPALTVVCGLLCSWSAAKSAEGFGTRGRQNGAYLLIGSSAFGMLAVLAGLILFIVSRGLGPVLEGARLTPTVEWPFVTNGFSLSPTAVTGVYPAIVGTFWVVFGAVVLAVPIGIGAAVFLSEYAEQGRFTAVVEVATNGLWSTPSVVFGLFGYAFLVPRLGNNTSLLAGMLVLGFMLLPLVVITSREALLAVPDEYRDASAALGVSQWQTIRSVVVPAAMPGIATGIILGVGRIAGETAPILLVMTGGLRDNAPSVLGSFEFTGAPPFVANDALLQSAPALPYQLYATITAGVSGDEAFGWGTALVLLLVVLSFYAIGIASRIYFRRKLTQ from the coding sequence ATGAGCGACGCCTACGGGTCGAAACTGGTCGACGGGGAGACGACGGCACTCGAACGCGTGGCGACCGGGGTCGTCGGCCTCGGCATCGTCAGTTTCGTCCTCGGCATGACGAGTATCTTCCGCTGGACGACGGAGCAGACGGACGTCCTCGGAATCTCGCTGTTCGACGTCCTCGCGGTCGGGTTGCTCGCCATGGGCGTCACGCTCGTCGGTATCGGTGTCGCCTCGCGGGCGGGGCTCGTCGAGACACAGCCAGACCGGAACGCGGGCGTCTTCACCGCTGTCGCCTTCGGCGGCATCGGGGCGGTCGCGGCGGGTCTGGTCGTCTCGCAGACCCTCGGCGTCGGTGCCGGCGTGTCGCTCGCCGCGGCGGTCGCTGCCGGGGCGGTCGTCACCGTCGGCGTGATGCTCGTCGGCGAGGACGTCGGGTCGACCGTCCCGGTCGGCCTGCTGACCGCCGGCGTCGGCGCGCTCGTCCTGACGGGCGTCCTCGGTCCCGAGTGGAGCTGGGACCCGGATGCGTTCACCGCCACCTTCTACGGGACCATCGTGGTCCCGGCGTTGACCGTCGTCTGCGGCCTGCTCTGTTCGTGGTCGGCGGCGAAGTCGGCCGAGGGATTCGGCACGCGCGGCCGGCAGAACGGCGCGTACCTGCTCATCGGGTCGAGCGCGTTCGGTATGCTCGCCGTCCTCGCCGGGCTCATCCTGTTCATCGTCTCCCGCGGACTCGGTCCCGTGCTGGAGGGCGCCCGGCTGACGCCGACGGTGGAGTGGCCGTTCGTGACCAACGGGTTCAGCCTCTCGCCGACGGCGGTGACCGGGGTGTATCCCGCCATCGTCGGGACGTTCTGGGTCGTCTTCGGTGCGGTCGTGCTCGCGGTCCCGATCGGCATCGGTGCCGCGGTGTTCCTCTCCGAGTACGCCGAGCAGGGTCGGTTCACCGCCGTCGTTGAGGTGGCGACGAACGGGCTGTGGAGCACGCCCAGCGTCGTGTTCGGGCTGTTCGGCTACGCCTTCCTCGTCCCTCGGCTCGGCAACAACACCTCGCTGCTCGCCGGGATGCTCGTGCTCGGGTTCATGCTCCTCCCGCTGGTGGTCATCACCAGTCGGGAGGCCCTCCTCGCGGTCCCCGACGAGTACCGCGACGCGAGCGCGGCACTGGGCGTCAGTCAGTGGCAGACGATACGCAGCGTCGTCGTCCCCGCCGCGATGCCCGGTATCGCGACGGGCATCATCCTCGGCGTCGGGCGCATCGCGGGGGAGACCGCACCGATACTGCTCGTGATGACCGGCGGGCTGCGCGATAACGCGCCGAGCGTGCTCGGGTCGTTCGAGTTCACGGGGGCCCCGCCGTTCGTCGCCAACGACGCGCTCCTCCAGAGCGCACCGGCGCTCCCCTACCAGCTGTACGCGACCATCACGGCCGGCGTGAGCGGCGACGAGGCGTTCGGCTGGGGGACGGCGCTCGTGCTCCTGCTCGTCGTCCTCTCGTTCTACGCCATCGGCATCGCATCGCGCATCTACTTCCGAAGGAAACTGACACAATGA
- the pstB gene encoding phosphate ABC transporter ATP-binding protein PstB → MTETITTDTDETTDTDRTTEAGQTTVAGETDERTRDSWTDYEFEGDAKLAADDLDVHYGSDHALKGISMEIPEESVTALIGPSGCGKSTFLRCLNRMNDRIRAASVDGSVTIDGEEIYQDGVNLVELRKRVGMVFQAPNPFPKSIRDNVAYGPRKHGDIETGVLSRLTGRDDRAKEDEIVERSLRRAALWDEVNDRLDDNAIGLSGGQQQRLCIARCLATDPEVILMDEPASALDPIATSKIEDLIDDLAEDYTVVVVTHNMQQAARISDQTAVFLTGGELVEYGQTDQVFENPESQRVEDYITGKFG, encoded by the coding sequence ATGACCGAGACGATAACGACAGATACGGACGAGACGACAGACACGGACCGGACGACGGAGGCGGGCCAGACGACCGTCGCCGGCGAGACCGACGAGCGAACCCGCGACTCGTGGACCGACTACGAGTTCGAGGGCGACGCGAAGCTCGCCGCAGACGACCTCGACGTCCACTACGGCTCGGACCACGCCCTGAAGGGTATCTCGATGGAGATACCCGAAGAGAGCGTGACCGCACTCATCGGTCCTTCGGGCTGCGGGAAGTCGACGTTCCTCCGGTGTCTCAACCGGATGAACGACCGAATCAGGGCGGCCTCCGTCGACGGCTCCGTCACCATCGACGGCGAGGAGATCTACCAGGACGGCGTCAACCTCGTCGAACTGCGAAAGCGCGTCGGGATGGTGTTCCAGGCGCCGAACCCGTTCCCGAAGTCGATCCGGGACAACGTAGCGTACGGGCCACGCAAGCACGGCGACATCGAGACGGGGGTGCTCTCCCGGCTGACCGGCCGCGACGACCGGGCGAAGGAAGACGAGATCGTCGAGCGCTCGCTCAGGCGGGCGGCGCTGTGGGACGAGGTGAACGACCGCCTCGACGACAACGCCATCGGGCTCTCGGGCGGGCAACAGCAGCGCCTCTGTATCGCGCGCTGTCTCGCGACCGACCCGGAGGTCATCCTGATGGACGAACCGGCGAGCGCGCTCGACCCCATCGCCACCTCGAAGATCGAGGACCTCATCGACGACCTGGCGGAGGACTACACCGTCGTCGTCGTCACGCACAACATGCAGCAGGCGGCGCGCATCTCCGACCAGACGGCCGTCTTCCTCACCGGCGGCGAACTCGTCGAGTACGGGCAGACCGATCAGGTGTTCGAGAACCCCGAGAGCCAGCGCGTCGAGGACTACATCACCGGCAAGTTCGGATGA
- a CDS encoding phosphate signaling complex PhoU family protein, producing MERRKVQLAGGSTYTISLPKPWADTHDIVAGTHLNLHPKADGSLLVRTNAGEGAGRSVERSVDRYEPGTLTRLVRAHYTVGVDELTLTTAEPTPAAKRRAVTDATAELVGFEVVRESDREVVVRSLLNADEVSVRQTVVQLQSTVLSMQRGAVEAVARSDASLAERTAGRDHETDRLLATIARQYHRAVDDPSEAATLGVDRHELRSYYETAKRLVQVGDCAASMATVVGREGETTLPATLLDAARRARSVVADATDVVVNGGDTEQAHAALSARDDVLAELDRGDRDGDPAAAYAAGRFCESVRQTVECGAAIAEWAVADDLRAER from the coding sequence ATGGAGCGACGGAAGGTCCAGCTCGCCGGCGGGTCGACCTACACCATCTCGCTGCCGAAACCCTGGGCGGACACGCACGACATCGTCGCCGGCACGCACCTGAACCTGCACCCGAAAGCGGACGGGTCGCTGCTCGTCCGCACGAACGCCGGGGAGGGAGCGGGCCGCTCGGTCGAGCGGTCGGTCGACCGGTACGAACCGGGGACACTCACCCGACTGGTCCGTGCCCACTACACCGTCGGCGTCGACGAGTTGACGCTGACGACGGCGGAGCCGACACCGGCGGCGAAGCGCCGCGCCGTCACCGACGCCACCGCCGAACTCGTCGGCTTCGAGGTGGTCCGCGAGTCCGACCGGGAGGTCGTCGTGCGTAGTCTGCTGAACGCGGACGAGGTCTCGGTCCGACAGACCGTCGTCCAGCTCCAGTCGACCGTCCTCTCGATGCAGCGTGGGGCCGTCGAGGCCGTCGCCCGGAGCGACGCCTCGCTCGCGGAGCGGACAGCGGGACGAGACCACGAGACCGACAGGCTGCTCGCCACGATAGCCCGGCAGTACCACCGGGCGGTCGACGACCCCTCGGAGGCGGCGACACTCGGTGTCGACCGTCACGAGCTTCGCAGTTACTACGAGACCGCCAAACGACTCGTACAGGTCGGCGACTGCGCGGCGTCGATGGCGACCGTCGTGGGACGCGAAGGGGAGACGACGCTCCCGGCGACACTCCTCGACGCCGCGAGGCGCGCCCGGTCGGTCGTCGCGGACGCGACGGACGTCGTGGTCAACGGCGGCGACACGGAGCAGGCGCACGCCGCGCTCTCGGCCCGCGACGACGTCCTGGCCGAACTCGACCGGGGCGACCGGGACGGGGACCCGGCCGCCGCGTACGCGGCGGGCCGGTTCTGCGAGAGCGTCCGTCAGACGGTCGAGTGCGGCGCCGCCATCGCCGAATGGGCGGTCGCCGACGACCTGCGCGCCGAGCGCTGA
- a CDS encoding DUF6360 family protein, with protein MADRIMRVNAYTTLDLVDAAAEGHDFEESAYATLNVSSPRKRPDHVTLQLELDNAELDHLPPHADSVTLSAAEARTLAADLVEHAERVEAAEANEDAA; from the coding sequence ATGGCCGACCGCATCATGCGGGTGAACGCCTACACCACCCTCGACCTCGTGGACGCCGCGGCGGAGGGCCACGACTTCGAGGAGTCGGCGTACGCCACGCTGAACGTCAGTTCCCCCCGGAAACGGCCGGACCACGTCACGCTCCAGCTCGAACTGGACAACGCCGAGCTCGACCACCTGCCACCGCACGCCGACAGCGTGACGCTCTCGGCGGCGGAGGCGCGCACGCTGGCCGCGGACCTCGTCGAACACGCCGAACGCGTCGAGGCGGCCGAGGCGAACGAGGACGCGGCGTAA
- a CDS encoding nitrite/sulfite reductase, which yields MPSKVEGWKDEVYGTDIREHLFRFAEEGWDAIPEDEHDAWFERFKWWGLYHQRNGQESYFMMRVGVPGGRLTPEQLRVVAEVADDYARGPADNPEWEGAWLDYTTRQSIQLHWIELADIPDIFDRLESVGLSTIQACGDSWRNIVGSPVAGRDADEHLDVWPLIEGLNDEFKANPAYSNLPRKWKVSVTGDTRGSGQGDINDLAFEPAVKEVDGEEVKGFNVRVGGGLARKEARLARDIDVFCTTEGAYDVSAGISALFRDHGDRDNRFNARIKFLMDEWGPEKFRRVLQEEYVDYDLPTAGEDLRDQYDYNAGRADAPGDYVGVFEQNDGQYFVGLSVLVGRMGVTDTLELVDLAEEYGSELIGLTQRQNVIVADIAEEDLEDFLAEDLLSEYSPDPHPFMRGSLACTGTEFCSLSIVETKNRMVRYAHWLRDNVEVPDGVEDFHVHLSGCTASCAQPQIADISLRGMKTRKDGDPVEAFDVGLGGGLGADPQFADWVEMRVAADEVPGYIRNLLATYEAERDEGESFRDFIAARDEEELESLADPEETSYEDPYMHNTKMTWYPYAEEDAMDSAPTPADD from the coding sequence ATGCCGAGCAAGGTCGAGGGCTGGAAGGACGAGGTCTACGGGACGGACATCCGCGAGCACCTCTTTCGCTTCGCGGAGGAGGGGTGGGACGCCATCCCGGAGGACGAACACGACGCCTGGTTCGAGCGCTTCAAGTGGTGGGGGCTGTACCACCAGCGCAACGGCCAGGAGAGCTACTTCATGATGCGCGTCGGCGTCCCCGGCGGGCGACTCACGCCGGAACAGCTCCGGGTGGTCGCCGAGGTGGCGGACGACTACGCCCGTGGTCCCGCCGACAACCCCGAGTGGGAGGGCGCGTGGCTCGACTACACCACCCGGCAGTCCATCCAGCTCCACTGGATCGAACTGGCGGACATCCCGGACATCTTCGACCGCCTGGAGAGCGTCGGTCTCTCGACCATCCAGGCGTGCGGTGACTCCTGGCGCAACATCGTCGGCAGCCCCGTCGCGGGTCGCGACGCCGACGAACACCTCGACGTCTGGCCGCTCATCGAGGGGCTGAACGACGAGTTCAAGGCCAACCCCGCGTACTCGAACCTCCCCCGCAAGTGGAAGGTGTCGGTGACGGGCGACACCCGCGGCAGCGGCCAGGGCGACATCAACGACCTCGCGTTCGAACCCGCGGTGAAGGAGGTCGACGGCGAGGAGGTGAAGGGGTTCAACGTCCGTGTGGGCGGCGGCCTCGCCCGCAAGGAGGCGCGCCTCGCCCGGGACATCGACGTGTTCTGTACGACCGAGGGGGCCTACGACGTCTCGGCGGGTATCTCCGCGCTCTTCCGCGACCACGGCGACCGTGACAACCGCTTCAACGCCCGCATCAAGTTCCTGATGGACGAGTGGGGCCCCGAGAAGTTCCGTCGCGTCCTCCAGGAGGAGTACGTCGACTACGACCTCCCCACCGCGGGCGAGGACCTCCGCGACCAGTACGACTACAACGCCGGGCGCGCGGACGCCCCCGGCGACTACGTCGGCGTCTTCGAACAGAACGACGGCCAGTACTTCGTCGGACTGTCCGTCCTCGTCGGGCGGATGGGCGTGACGGACACGCTCGAACTCGTCGACCTCGCCGAGGAGTACGGCTCCGAACTCATCGGCCTGACCCAGCGACAGAACGTCATCGTCGCGGACATCGCCGAGGAGGACCTAGAGGACTTCCTCGCGGAGGACCTGCTCTCGGAGTACAGCCCCGACCCACACCCGTTCATGCGCGGGTCGCTCGCCTGCACGGGGACGGAGTTCTGCTCGCTGTCCATCGTCGAGACGAAGAACCGGATGGTCCGCTACGCCCACTGGCTCCGCGACAACGTCGAGGTGCCCGACGGCGTCGAGGACTTCCACGTCCACCTCTCGGGCTGCACCGCCTCCTGCGCCCAGCCCCAGATCGCGGACATCTCCCTGCGCGGCATGAAGACGCGCAAGGACGGCGACCCCGTCGAGGCGTTCGACGTCGGCCTCGGCGGCGGCCTCGGCGCCGACCCGCAGTTCGCCGACTGGGTGGAGATGCGCGTCGCCGCCGACGAGGTGCCGGGGTACATCCGCAACCTGCTCGCCACCTACGAGGCCGAGCGGGACGAGGGGGAGTCCTTCCGCGACTTCATCGCCGCCCGCGACGAGGAGGAACTCGAGTCGCTCGCCGACCCCGAGGAGACGAGCTACGAGGACCCCTACATGCACAACACGAAGATGACGTGGTACCCCTACGCCGAGGAGGACGCCATGGACAGCGCGCCCACGCCGGCCGACGACTGA
- a CDS encoding DUF7119 family protein, whose protein sequence is MRDPDDPPADRESPVGQPVIRGDPTLTGERARRAVQFDPSDPESVTEAAETVRRFATSSAGDDNVYVLRGAAACAALVRGEGSYKAAAERAGDDVTVSFIRKWARVHDLPRAVRRYVATGRIAPTTAKHIARVHGDARYQLAWAVLDHGLTVRDVRAIASRINDGTPVEEALRAANVDPGTLTLELDTAVYRDLRRRAALDGREPEDVVADALDALERESRDARER, encoded by the coding sequence ATGAGAGATCCGGACGACCCCCCGGCCGACCGCGAGTCGCCGGTGGGACAGCCCGTCATCAGGGGCGACCCGACGCTCACCGGCGAGCGCGCCCGACGGGCCGTCCAGTTCGACCCCAGCGACCCCGAGAGCGTCACGGAGGCGGCGGAGACCGTCCGCCGCTTCGCGACCTCGAGCGCCGGCGACGACAACGTGTACGTGCTCCGCGGGGCGGCGGCCTGCGCCGCGCTCGTCCGCGGCGAGGGGTCGTACAAGGCGGCCGCCGAACGCGCCGGCGACGACGTCACCGTCTCCTTTATCCGCAAGTGGGCGCGGGTCCACGACCTGCCGCGGGCGGTCCGGCGCTACGTCGCGACCGGTCGTATCGCGCCGACGACGGCGAAACACATCGCCCGCGTCCACGGCGACGCGCGCTACCAGCTCGCGTGGGCCGTCCTCGACCACGGACTGACCGTTCGGGACGTGCGCGCCATCGCGAGTCGAATCAACGACGGCACGCCCGTCGAGGAGGCCCTCCGGGCGGCGAACGTCGACCCCGGAACGCTCACGCTCGAACTCGACACGGCGGTCTATCGCGACCTCCGACGGCGCGCGGCGCTCGACGGCCGGGAACCGGAGGACGTCGTCGCCGACGCCCTCGACGCGCTGGAACGGGAATCGCGCGACGCACGGGAGCGATAG
- a CDS encoding tyrosine-type recombinase/integrase produces the protein MTDADPRAEVDGIRQRLRGNAEKDSQVPFAADREHLLKMSDNIRLVPSEIGDHRHLKILRHVRRMAILTPWPTVEDFVDNDEADAAGVTTDEDVKALLDQHGLLGLALQYRAAAETIVRWINDEYANEHTNQDYRTALRSFGRYRLKQSEPPDSLAWIPTGTSNDFNPVPSERDILQWQYDVVPMIEAAHNTRDKALFAVQFEAGCRSGELYDLRVGDVFDAEHSVGVHVDGKRGERTVHLIMAVPYLQRWLNEHPGDDSDYLWSKLTSSDRPSYNTWLNYFKGAGERAGVTKDVTPTDFRKANTRWLVLLGMSQARIEDRQGRQRGSEHTRRYMARFGDESNERQYAMLHGEDVETDEPEEYGPVTCPRCQQETPRHGSRCMYCGFALSHDAVENTEQRQQAALRTMGQLVGEEGVDPDAAADVLDALIDQRVQAVLDGTDGE, from the coding sequence ATGACCGATGCCGACCCCCGCGCTGAGGTCGACGGAATCCGTCAGCGACTCCGTGGTAACGCCGAGAAAGACTCGCAGGTGCCGTTCGCTGCCGACCGCGAACACCTCCTGAAGATGTCCGACAACATCCGTCTCGTTCCCTCGGAGATTGGCGATCACCGTCACCTCAAAATCCTCCGGCACGTTCGACGGATGGCGATTCTCACGCCGTGGCCGACCGTCGAGGACTTCGTCGACAACGACGAGGCCGACGCCGCTGGCGTCACGACCGATGAAGACGTCAAGGCACTCCTCGACCAACACGGTCTGCTTGGCCTCGCCCTGCAGTATCGGGCGGCCGCCGAAACTATCGTCCGCTGGATTAACGATGAGTACGCCAACGAACACACGAACCAGGACTACCGGACAGCACTGCGGTCGTTCGGACGCTACCGACTGAAGCAATCTGAACCACCCGACAGCCTCGCCTGGATTCCGACCGGGACGAGCAATGATTTCAATCCTGTTCCCTCGGAACGCGACATCCTCCAGTGGCAGTACGACGTCGTCCCGATGATAGAGGCGGCGCACAATACACGGGACAAAGCGCTGTTCGCGGTCCAGTTCGAGGCTGGGTGTCGAAGCGGCGAACTGTACGACCTCCGTGTCGGCGACGTGTTCGACGCTGAACACTCCGTGGGGGTTCACGTCGACGGAAAACGAGGTGAGCGCACCGTCCACCTCATCATGGCTGTCCCGTACCTCCAACGGTGGCTGAACGAACACCCCGGTGACGACAGCGATTATCTCTGGTCGAAGCTCACCTCCTCCGACCGTCCCTCGTACAACACCTGGCTCAACTACTTCAAGGGCGCCGGTGAGCGTGCCGGTGTCACGAAGGATGTCACGCCGACAGACTTCCGGAAGGCCAATACGCGCTGGCTCGTCCTCCTCGGCATGAGTCAGGCCCGAATCGAAGACCGACAGGGCCGCCAACGAGGGAGCGAACACACACGCCGGTACATGGCTCGATTCGGTGACGAGTCGAACGAACGCCAGTACGCCATGCTCCACGGGGAAGACGTCGAAACCGATGAACCGGAGGAGTACGGGCCGGTCACCTGCCCCCGGTGCCAGCAAGAGACGCCCCGACACGGTTCGCGGTGTATGTACTGTGGGTTCGCTCTCTCGCACGACGCGGTCGAAAACACCGAGCAGCGGCAGCAAGCCGCCCTCCGAACGATGGGGCAGTTGGTCGGCGAGGAGGGCGTCGACCCCGACGCGGCGGCCGACGTCCTCGACGCGCTGATCGACCAGCGAGTGCAGGCTGTGCTTGACGGGACCGACGGCGAGTGA
- a CDS encoding type II toxin-antitoxin system HicA family toxin — MVRTSFDGQTIAKVLRRHNYQPVGRTGSHLKLRWESPHSDEVRIVTVPMKPADKIPTGTMRSIAEQCGAEDFEEWCAWIDCNR, encoded by the coding sequence ATGGTCCGAACGTCCTTCGACGGGCAGACTATCGCGAAGGTGCTCCGCCGTCACAACTACCAACCAGTCGGCCGGACAGGAAGCCACCTGAAACTCCGCTGGGAGAGTCCCCATAGCGACGAGGTACGCATCGTTACAGTGCCGATGAAGCCTGCCGATAAGATTCCTACGGGGACGATGCGTTCTATCGCCGAGCAGTGTGGCGCGGAGGACTTTGAGGAGTGGTGTGCGTGGATCGACTGCAATCGATAA
- a CDS encoding type II toxin-antitoxin system HicB family antitoxin codes for MSVDTADRRRGEGVEFIHEDDGRITARDIESGVASYGETKAEALAMLAEALALHEGGGDPITDDDLHEFGLDPDDEDDRDVPEFMR; via the coding sequence ATGAGCGTTGACACGGCGGACCGACGGCGCGGGGAGGGCGTCGAGTTCATCCACGAGGACGACGGCCGGATCACAGCCCGCGACATCGAGAGCGGCGTCGCCTCTTACGGCGAGACGAAAGCCGAGGCGCTAGCGATGCTTGCCGAAGCCCTCGCGCTCCACGAAGGCGGGGGCGACCCCATCACGGACGACGACCTACACGAGTTTGGCCTCGACCCGGACGACGAGGATGACCGCGACGTCCCCGAGTTTATGCGCTGA
- a CDS encoding helix-turn-helix domain-containing protein has translation MSETERDERGRFAARHADKDVLAAVREHEPAGTQEVADVLGIERQSADYRLRRLQDAGAVASKKIGGSLAWRIAETSPEETT, from the coding sequence ATGAGCGAGACTGAGCGCGACGAGCGGGGGCGATTCGCCGCGCGGCACGCCGATAAGGACGTCCTCGCCGCCGTCCGCGAGCACGAGCCGGCGGGAACACAGGAGGTCGCTGACGTGCTCGGAATCGAACGGCAGAGTGCTGACTATCGCCTTCGGCGGCTGCAGGACGCCGGAGCGGTGGCGAGTAAGAAAATTGGCGGGTCGCTCGCGTGGCGTATCGCCGAGACCTCGCCGGAGGAAACAACATGA